A window of Ranitomeya variabilis isolate aRanVar5 chromosome 2, aRanVar5.hap1, whole genome shotgun sequence contains these coding sequences:
- the TAF1A gene encoding TATA box-binding protein-associated factor RNA polymerase I subunit A isoform X3, whose protein sequence is MGETEMAIEEEEEEYGIALPCTQKSISRARPRKSYHVSRDLCQQLIWKAMCKNEWEKAAGLFTSYLQILMDRGKHGQTVTPEIIWRIGSEILLNHPKSTNADINIFHEAMKNIGHKNYLRISLEQVYHCLCNGQVDEAHRVLSVAQSWRSGLHSSEEKRLQKLTDAYRAVLNYRSWVEKRSAMSQNDPDHAAQSASSHAMDSYYRQATTSFQEILKFPGVWDPFVLNYVDLLESSGKNQEAEKVLTEYANDPKNPANPNALVYLYEFMERHAASEEKLIEVLRVLNAKTPSHKLMLKFSKLLGNSDSENNQKFSLHVLFDLLDFSGWKKDVKAWSYFAKKLRKTFCGDRSAWILEEWQSRRSWWPSYHFTTYQAKNDWRDCEKLAMKKASVAGMLQGPTCSYFTWIYKCGRKERKTALNRMKKFIRKNNCENLRLPSGADDVMEVAMG, encoded by the exons ATGG GAGAAACCGAAATGGCaattgaagaagaagaagaagaatatgggATCGCTCTTCCATGCACGCAGAAATCTATAT CACGTGCAAGACCACGGAAGAGCTACCACGTGTCAAGGGATCTGTGTCAGCAGCTCATATGGAAAGCCATGTGTAAGAACGAATGGGAGAAAGCGGCTGGGCTCTTCACCAGCTATCTCCAGATACTTATGGATCGAGGCAAGCATGGACAGACCGTGACCCCAGAG atCATTTGGAGGATTGGAAGTGAGATCCTATTAAATCATCCTAAAAGCACAAATGCCGACATCAACATATTCCATGAAGCCATGAAGAACATCGGGCATAAAAACTATCTGCGG ATCTCTCTGGAGCAGGTGTATCACTGCCTGTGTAACGGTCAGGTAGATGAAGCACACAGGGTGCTGTCAGTGGCTCAGAGCTGGAGGAGCGGACTTCATTCCTCCGAAGAGAAGCGCCTACAGAAGCTGACCGACGCTTACAGAGCCGTCCTGAACTACCGCTCCTGGGTGGAAAAAAGATCCGCAATGTCTCAGAACG ATCCGGACCATGCAGCCCAGTCTGCCTCTTCTCACGCCATGGACAGTTACTACAGACAAGCCACCACCTCATTTCAGGAGATCCTCAAGTTTCCTGGAGTCTGGGATCCCTTTGTTCTCAACTACGTGGAT ctcctCGAGTCTTCCGGAAAGAATCAGGAGGCGGAAAAAGTGTTGACAGAATACGCCAATGACCCTAAGAATCCGGCCAATCCAAATGCCCTGGTGTACCTGTATGAGTTCATGGAGAGGCACGCGGCTTCAGAGGAGAAGCTGATAGAAGTCCTGAGG gttTTAAACGCCAAGACTCCATCCCATAAGCTCATGCTGAAATTTAGCAAACTCCTTGGCAATTCTG ATTCTGAAAATAATCAGAAGTTTTCTCTTCACGTTCTGTTCGATCTCTTGGATTTTTCGGGATGGAAGAAAGATGTGAAAGCCTGGAGTTATTTTGCGAAGAAACTGAGAAAGACTTTTTGTGG TGACCGCAGCGCTTGGATATTAGAGGAATGGCAGTCCAGGAGGAGCTGGTGGCCATCGTACCACTTCACCACGTATCAGGCCAAGAACGACTGGCGGGACTGTGAAAAGCTCGCCATGAAGAAGGCGTCAGTCGCTGGAATGTTACAGGGGCCGA CCTGCAGCTATTTCACCTGGATCTATAAATGTGGCAGGAAAGAACGGAAGACGGCCTTAAATCGTATGAAGAAGTTTATTCGGAAGAATAACTGTGAAAACCTGCGGTTACCATCCGGTGCAGATGATGTAATGGAGGTGGCTATGGGATGA
- the TAF1A gene encoding TATA box-binding protein-associated factor RNA polymerase I subunit A isoform X2: MRGETEMAIEEEEEEYGIALPCTQKSISRARPRKSYHVSRDLCQQLIWKAMCKNEWEKAAGLFTSYLQILMDRGKHGQTVTPEIIWRIGSEILLNHPKSTNADINIFHEAMKNIGHKNYLRISLEQVYHCLCNGQVDEAHRVLSVAQSWRSGLHSSEEKRLQKLTDAYRAVLNYRSWVEKRSAMSQNDPDHAAQSASSHAMDSYYRQATTSFQEILKFPGVWDPFVLNYVDLLESSGKNQEAEKVLTEYANDPKNPANPNALVYLYEFMERHAASEEKLIEVLRVLNAKTPSHKLMLKFSKLLGNSDSENNQKFSLHVLFDLLDFSGWKKDVKAWSYFAKKLRKTFCGDRSAWILEEWQSRRSWWPSYHFTTYQAKNDWRDCEKLAMKKASVAGMLQGPTCSYFTWIYKCGRKERKTALNRMKKFIRKNNCENLRLPSGADDVMEVAMG, encoded by the exons ATGAGAG GAGAAACCGAAATGGCaattgaagaagaagaagaagaatatgggATCGCTCTTCCATGCACGCAGAAATCTATAT CACGTGCAAGACCACGGAAGAGCTACCACGTGTCAAGGGATCTGTGTCAGCAGCTCATATGGAAAGCCATGTGTAAGAACGAATGGGAGAAAGCGGCTGGGCTCTTCACCAGCTATCTCCAGATACTTATGGATCGAGGCAAGCATGGACAGACCGTGACCCCAGAG atCATTTGGAGGATTGGAAGTGAGATCCTATTAAATCATCCTAAAAGCACAAATGCCGACATCAACATATTCCATGAAGCCATGAAGAACATCGGGCATAAAAACTATCTGCGG ATCTCTCTGGAGCAGGTGTATCACTGCCTGTGTAACGGTCAGGTAGATGAAGCACACAGGGTGCTGTCAGTGGCTCAGAGCTGGAGGAGCGGACTTCATTCCTCCGAAGAGAAGCGCCTACAGAAGCTGACCGACGCTTACAGAGCCGTCCTGAACTACCGCTCCTGGGTGGAAAAAAGATCCGCAATGTCTCAGAACG ATCCGGACCATGCAGCCCAGTCTGCCTCTTCTCACGCCATGGACAGTTACTACAGACAAGCCACCACCTCATTTCAGGAGATCCTCAAGTTTCCTGGAGTCTGGGATCCCTTTGTTCTCAACTACGTGGAT ctcctCGAGTCTTCCGGAAAGAATCAGGAGGCGGAAAAAGTGTTGACAGAATACGCCAATGACCCTAAGAATCCGGCCAATCCAAATGCCCTGGTGTACCTGTATGAGTTCATGGAGAGGCACGCGGCTTCAGAGGAGAAGCTGATAGAAGTCCTGAGG gttTTAAACGCCAAGACTCCATCCCATAAGCTCATGCTGAAATTTAGCAAACTCCTTGGCAATTCTG ATTCTGAAAATAATCAGAAGTTTTCTCTTCACGTTCTGTTCGATCTCTTGGATTTTTCGGGATGGAAGAAAGATGTGAAAGCCTGGAGTTATTTTGCGAAGAAACTGAGAAAGACTTTTTGTGG TGACCGCAGCGCTTGGATATTAGAGGAATGGCAGTCCAGGAGGAGCTGGTGGCCATCGTACCACTTCACCACGTATCAGGCCAAGAACGACTGGCGGGACTGTGAAAAGCTCGCCATGAAGAAGGCGTCAGTCGCTGGAATGTTACAGGGGCCGA CCTGCAGCTATTTCACCTGGATCTATAAATGTGGCAGGAAAGAACGGAAGACGGCCTTAAATCGTATGAAGAAGTTTATTCGGAAGAATAACTGTGAAAACCTGCGGTTACCATCCGGTGCAGATGATGTAATGGAGGTGGCTATGGGATGA
- the TAF1A gene encoding TATA box-binding protein-associated factor RNA polymerase I subunit A isoform X1, with protein sequence MGPLQYARGLQSVGETEMAIEEEEEEYGIALPCTQKSISRARPRKSYHVSRDLCQQLIWKAMCKNEWEKAAGLFTSYLQILMDRGKHGQTVTPEIIWRIGSEILLNHPKSTNADINIFHEAMKNIGHKNYLRISLEQVYHCLCNGQVDEAHRVLSVAQSWRSGLHSSEEKRLQKLTDAYRAVLNYRSWVEKRSAMSQNDPDHAAQSASSHAMDSYYRQATTSFQEILKFPGVWDPFVLNYVDLLESSGKNQEAEKVLTEYANDPKNPANPNALVYLYEFMERHAASEEKLIEVLRVLNAKTPSHKLMLKFSKLLGNSDSENNQKFSLHVLFDLLDFSGWKKDVKAWSYFAKKLRKTFCGDRSAWILEEWQSRRSWWPSYHFTTYQAKNDWRDCEKLAMKKASVAGMLQGPTCSYFTWIYKCGRKERKTALNRMKKFIRKNNCENLRLPSGADDVMEVAMG encoded by the exons ATGGGACCACTGCAATATGCAAGGGGCTTACAGTCTGTAG GAGAAACCGAAATGGCaattgaagaagaagaagaagaatatgggATCGCTCTTCCATGCACGCAGAAATCTATAT CACGTGCAAGACCACGGAAGAGCTACCACGTGTCAAGGGATCTGTGTCAGCAGCTCATATGGAAAGCCATGTGTAAGAACGAATGGGAGAAAGCGGCTGGGCTCTTCACCAGCTATCTCCAGATACTTATGGATCGAGGCAAGCATGGACAGACCGTGACCCCAGAG atCATTTGGAGGATTGGAAGTGAGATCCTATTAAATCATCCTAAAAGCACAAATGCCGACATCAACATATTCCATGAAGCCATGAAGAACATCGGGCATAAAAACTATCTGCGG ATCTCTCTGGAGCAGGTGTATCACTGCCTGTGTAACGGTCAGGTAGATGAAGCACACAGGGTGCTGTCAGTGGCTCAGAGCTGGAGGAGCGGACTTCATTCCTCCGAAGAGAAGCGCCTACAGAAGCTGACCGACGCTTACAGAGCCGTCCTGAACTACCGCTCCTGGGTGGAAAAAAGATCCGCAATGTCTCAGAACG ATCCGGACCATGCAGCCCAGTCTGCCTCTTCTCACGCCATGGACAGTTACTACAGACAAGCCACCACCTCATTTCAGGAGATCCTCAAGTTTCCTGGAGTCTGGGATCCCTTTGTTCTCAACTACGTGGAT ctcctCGAGTCTTCCGGAAAGAATCAGGAGGCGGAAAAAGTGTTGACAGAATACGCCAATGACCCTAAGAATCCGGCCAATCCAAATGCCCTGGTGTACCTGTATGAGTTCATGGAGAGGCACGCGGCTTCAGAGGAGAAGCTGATAGAAGTCCTGAGG gttTTAAACGCCAAGACTCCATCCCATAAGCTCATGCTGAAATTTAGCAAACTCCTTGGCAATTCTG ATTCTGAAAATAATCAGAAGTTTTCTCTTCACGTTCTGTTCGATCTCTTGGATTTTTCGGGATGGAAGAAAGATGTGAAAGCCTGGAGTTATTTTGCGAAGAAACTGAGAAAGACTTTTTGTGG TGACCGCAGCGCTTGGATATTAGAGGAATGGCAGTCCAGGAGGAGCTGGTGGCCATCGTACCACTTCACCACGTATCAGGCCAAGAACGACTGGCGGGACTGTGAAAAGCTCGCCATGAAGAAGGCGTCAGTCGCTGGAATGTTACAGGGGCCGA CCTGCAGCTATTTCACCTGGATCTATAAATGTGGCAGGAAAGAACGGAAGACGGCCTTAAATCGTATGAAGAAGTTTATTCGGAAGAATAACTGTGAAAACCTGCGGTTACCATCCGGTGCAGATGATGTAATGGAGGTGGCTATGGGATGA